Below is a genomic region from Raphanus sativus cultivar WK10039 unplaced genomic scaffold, ASM80110v3 Scaffold1170, whole genome shotgun sequence.
TCAATTTTCATACGATACAACAATAAAAGAATTAATACACACAATTTGCGTTTAGTCCAcattatatgtataaatttacatgctcttttttttttgctaaaaaatttACATGCTCTTGCTTCCTCCAACTTCTTGAAAAGGCAAAGGTACAGACTTGAAAGCTCTGTATTTTCCCACATTGTTCAAATGCTCATTCTCCAGCCTGATTGCATACACACAAAGttacaacacaaaaaaaaaaaaaaatcatcttacGATCTCTTTCTTCCGAAACTTCTAGAATGTGGTTTTAAGTAAAAACTGAACCTGAAGAAGTTCCAAATGCCACGACGAACAATCTCTAGGATGGTAACAACAGCAACCAAAGCTCTTCTGTGCAAAAATGGAGCTTCTCTAATCCCAAGAACTGTCTGCATCCAAGCCAGCCTCAGCACCACATTCACCACCTTCGTTTTACAATATctcaattaataaaataataatattccaCGAAAAAGAAAAGCTTATGTGCTTTGCTAATACCATGGCAATGAAGTATATGCTTTTGTAAGGTATTAAGAGTTTGTCACGAAGCCACGGGTTTTTGGAGTCCCGGTTCATTAGACCCCAATCTCTGAATATGTCCCAATAAGTATTGAACAATGTGGCAATGGTTGACGTGGTTACAGCCACCGTAAGCCAATACGTccctctctttgtttcaaaGATTGTTCTAGCCGCAACAGCTAATATAGTCGAGAGATACTTTAGTGCGTTAAGGCCATTCGCTTTGTCTTTCTCTTCAACCAACCTCCTTATACACtgcaaccaaacaaaaaaaaaaggtttgaaaCATTCTGAAAGGATGTAAACATTGAATATCTTACTTCATGACCGATTCTAGGCATAGTCGGATTAAACAATCCCCTTGCCCCCAAAATTCTAAAACTTTATTATACATAAATcgaaattctttttttattaagattaacACAAACATATTTATGCCCACTTAAATCTCAAATCCGTCCCTGTTTCACTTAcaagtatatatttaagtatgtaTTTAGCACCTGAGCAAACCGAAACCAGTAAGGAATGATGGCAACAACAAGGTAGAGTTCTTTGTAAATGTCACTCTCATAGCATGTGTGTGTTCGTTTCTTGAAATCTCCTCCCCATCCATAATAACATACATAGAACAATAAGCTTCTGAATGTTTGCACCTGcagaaccaaaaccaaatgatTTTCTAAGAAGGAAAACACACAAACTTGTTAACCGGATCGTAAACCAAGCAACTCATTACCTGTGTTGTCAACTGATCTGCGAGAAAGAAATCCGGGAGAATAACCTAGCAGTATAGAACAAACTCATTAACTATATGTAGCATCTTTACAAGAGATTGCTTGGATTACAAGTCACCTTGTATAGTGGGcttaaaagaaaaaggagattACTTGTATTACACGTTACCTTGTATAGCGGGCTTAAAAGACAACGGAAGGCGCATCCGATGAAGAAGTATCGGCTTGACCGATATATTATATTGAGTGGACAGAACAGCGTTATCATGAATAACTGCGACCATAACCAAAAAATACATTTCAAAGCTAATAATGAGGATTTATTGTTAGAGATCAATATCAATGACCTGAATAACTTACAATGAGAAGACCTAAAGGAACAAGCTCGGTGATGACACTAAAACTTTTGGTTCTCGGATCCATTTCCATGTCGAGATTCGATATGGCTCCTCCAAATGTTAGAACCGCTAGACCAGAGGCTAGTAGAAGAACTTCTCTGTAACCAACATCAGTCCCTTGGTCAAAACCAAAGATAAAGGGGTAGTTTACTCTATATCGTCTCCAGAAATATATGTCTCCTGCAAACATAAACAAATGAACCGCAACAAACCCGAACATGCTGCGGAAATAACAAGCATAAGATAAATTGAAATTCCTGTGTTTCAAAAGTGATGAATGTAACGTTATCAAGAACCTGTAAAGAGGGAAAATGTTCTCCATGTATTGATGCCTGCCTTCACTTTTTGTTAGGCCTCTTGCATGTACAACAACTGATATTGCAATGGCGAGAGCTACGGCGCAACCAGACAAGAAGCCTGTAGATGAAGATGATGTTTTAGTCTACTAGAAAGAACATTAGGTTTCGTCATTTCATAGGCTAGAAAAAATGGATTTAAGTACCGAGGAAGTATGTGATTCTGTGTTTCTCCCTCTTAGCTTTAGTCCTTAAACATTTCATTCCTTCACGGTGATTTCCATTGGCGAAATGCTTAATAAACGTAGCTTCCACTCTCGACATCAGCGTTGAGACCTGAAACATGTAAAGATAAGTCTGGTTTTAAGTAACATTCAAGAAGAGATTGGTTACTTGTATGAACCTCATCGCAGCTGCCTAAATAAGAATGATCCACTGTATGTAGATAAGGCTTTGATGCATTTCTCGAAGTAGTCTGCCAAACATTACAAAGATGATCAGTATCAAATCATTACAAGAACAAATGCAGAACGAACATGATGGGATTACAAACCTTGTCATACTTCTTTAGTATCTTTGAAAAAGCCAACTGGTTCAAGAAGCTACAAAAATAGCGAGAGAGATTATGAGAAACATATTAGAGAGAAACCATAGAGCTAAAGAATTATAATTCTTCTTACCTATAACtttttaggaacctaagtttCTGGTAGAACTCAACAAAAGCGCGGTCCATAAGCTCCTCAGCTCTCCTAAGCTCGGGTTTGCTGAAGGTTTGCTCAGTTGAGAGGCCCATTATCATGCACTTAAGCATTGATAATGGAGTTTCGGGTTCGATCTTGAGCTTTATATGATCCAGCATTTCTACTGGAGCAGGTTTAAAGACTTTCTTGTCTTCTGCCTGTTCCATTTCCTTGATCACCTCCAATGGTGAAATGGCtacaaatataaacatttatataaatttatatatgagCTTACTAAATGCAGATTAAACATCACTCAAATGGATAAAGTTTAGTTCTGGAATATCTAGAAACCCTTCAAATAATTTGATTTCGAAGTgcttaaaatataactaaaagattaaacattaaaaaatttcataatgACCTACGctcaaataaatatttgtgtctttatttttcataataattttttttcataatgttctatatataactaaaattattgcAGAAAATCCTGATGTCCTAAGCAACTAGTTCTTTTTCATATGCTCTGGACCGGGTTAATCTGATATAGCTACAAAATGTATCATTCTTATGGGAGTAATAACGAAATGGAGCTAAACCTGGAGTTCTACTGTTGGTTGTGTGTGGAGAGGAAGGAGCACTCGAGATACTATTAATGTCAGGGAAGTCAACGTTTGGATTCTCAACCTTAACTCTAAGAGCAATCAAAGCGTTTAATTGTCTACTAAGCTCATCGGCTTCCTCCATCACGTTCTCCACTTTCTGCttgtaaaatttcaaaacctTGTTGAACTCTCCATCAAGTCGCCGGAAAAACTGAACCTCCATCTCTCCTCCTTCCTCGGCAGAGCATAGAAACGTCGTGTTGTAGCTACCCGTCTCGTCCTCGTTGATGAGAATGACTTGCTCCTCGTCGTCATCGAAGAGATGGTAATGATGGTGGCGTTTGCTGCTTAGAGGATTGTTGTGTTTGTGTGACTTCTTTGGGGAGCCTCCTTTGGCGCGGTTTGTTAGACCGCTAAATGCACGGTAGAGAGAGACTCTTCTTGATAGACCGGCGGCGCCGGTGCTGGCAGCGTGGAGAGGTGCGGTTTCGCCGgtgggaggaggaggatgataTGGATGTTGTTGTTTTTGTAGGTGATATCGAAGGACCTGTTTGACGATGGCTTTAAGAGAACGGTAATCCATGTAGGcttctctccattcttgtatcaTTTGCGCTTCATATTCTCTTCCGAACttcattttcttcttgttttcttgATTTTGGTGTATTTTTCCCGGAAAGATTAGATTTTCCGGGAAGAAATCTACCACTCCCGGGAAAaatctaccaaaaaaaaaacaaaaggaaaaaaaaaaactgtttctGTTTGTTAATCTTTTCCCCTCTTTTGGTATTCTCTAGTCGTTTCAAAATTACCCAAAATTCGTGGGTGAGATTTTTAGaggttttttctatttttaggaTTCCAGTCTTTTTAGTGTTGTTTTTTGTAACCACACGTGCATGTGCATGGCTCTAGTCCCAAACCATACTTAAACAGTTAAACTCATCAGTTCCTTGTCACAAGGAAGTTGATCTtcttaaccaaaccaaatatTTTCCTTGTCTTTTAATTCcatctttatttttaattgtttctgTGTTATTGAAACATGGATTTGCGATCATCATGTATGGTTCAGATGACAACGTTAAGATGGATGATAACGATCAcaatgttgatgatgatgagaggAGGAGAATCGATGAGATTGGATCTGGAATCAGGCATGACCAAATGCATCGCCGACgacattaaattaaattatctgACTGTCGGAACTTACTCCGTCGTCAATCCCAACGAAGCTCTCCATCTTCCTGCTTCTCACAAAATCATTGTCACTGTAAGCTTTCTATAAGTTAAtgatatattcatatatatatatatataatactttatataaattaatgatatattcacatatatatatatatatatatatatatgattcatttGAGATAGAGAGTCACATTTTTACACGGCTCAGACTCCCTGATGAACCTTAACCTAAAATCATGAAAATTCACTGTTTACGTATATAGGTGGCGTCACCTAAAGGGCACACTCAACACGAAGCAAGAGATGTGGAGTCTGGGAAATTCGTGTTCACGGCGGTGGAAGACGGAGATTACACAACGTGTTTTATTGCTCCTGTTTTTAAACCTCCGGCCAAATTCGCCGTTGATTTCGAATGGAAAAGTGGCGTGGAGGCTAAAGATTGGGCCACCATCGCCAAGAGAGGCCAGATCAACGtacaaaactataaatatatttaatcctagctttttttttttgagaccTAAGCATATTGTTTCTTCTTTGATCTAAACCATAATTCTTTAGTAAAGTGATATGGTTATGTTATCAGATGCTGGAGGTGGAGGTGAGGAAACTACTGGACGTGACGGAGTCTATACACGACGAAATGTTTCTACTCCGGGAGAGGTACTATTAAGAAATCCCAGCAACTATATATGTACCAGACTAATTAATATCTCTTTTTTGGTATAATCATGACTTCATTTGATTTATTCGTGTGTACATTCGATGACAAAAGAGTGTACTTTTGGTGATGGGCAATACTTTCGAAATGTAAAAAGCCGCCACACTATAATCTTGAACGTCAAGTAAAGTTTTATGAACATTTATTCTAAGACTGTTTATTTAATCATTTGACTATTCTACAATTCCAAACATGCATTTAACAACATAATCAAAGCTTTGTAAACTGAAATGTTAGCTTGCAACccatttttgaattatataggCAATGAGATTGTTGATCAATTTGATTTACACGGTCTAGTTAGGAGAAAAAGGACAGTGTGATGCCGTTTGTAATGGGTATTGTTTGGAACAGGGAGCGGGAAATGCAGGAGCTAAACCGGTCGACCAACTCGAGAATGGCGGGTCTAAGTTTATTTTCATTGTTGGTTACGTTTTCGGTAGCCGGCATACAACTGTGGCATCTCAAGTCATTCTTGGAGAGGAAGAAGCTTCTCTAATCAAACAagttatttttgcttttatcagATTTTGATGTTGTCCGTTTTAgcttatttttaaactaaataaatcactTTCTCTACCTTGGATTTTGAGAATTTAACATTACATTTTCTGGCAAGCCTAAAAGTCAGATTATACATATTTCAAGCTAATTAGATAGCCTCATGTtgagatttcttcttcttcgtttagCTGGTTGCATAATAGAAATAGCTTCCGACATCATCACAATAATTTTATCTTATCTCCAAAATAGGGTTTATCAACTCTGCTTGTGGTTTACTTCTATCATATACAATTGTAACTTCGACCAAAACCAATAAAATAACTTAAGGTATTAATCAATTTTTAGAACACCAATGAGAACCTATATCTGGAAGGTTACGGTGGACTAAAAGATCCGGCTAGTCAGGCCTTTTAAGCTGTGGACCTGTGGTGATTCGTTCTTCGTGTAATAGCTGGATTGGTCAAACCAAAACACTTCACTAGAAAACTAATAATGCGTAGTTTCATGATTCGTTGAAGTCTTATACTAGAAGATAGCACAAATGGgaagcaaaaacaaaacaaagcaacCACTGACATAAACTTAGAGAAAAGTATGGGTGAGAGTTAATTAATTAGTGGATAGAAGCTTGAGAAATGCAATCCCTTAGAAAGAAGAGGTTTTAGTCATGGCCCTTGTGGTGCTTatccttcttcttgttcttcttctcatcATCACTATCATGATGGTCcttatccttcttcttctttttctcatcATGAtcgtctttcttcttcttcttctcatcatAATGATCATGAtggtccttcttcttcttcttcttttcatcatcatcatgatggtccttctccttctcctccttcttctttttcttctcatcatcatcatcatgatgaTCCTTGTCCTTCTTCCTTTTCTCGTCATAACCATCATCATGATagtcctttttcttcttcttttcatcatCACCATGATggtccttctccttcttcttcttcttttcctcatcataaccatcatcatcatgatgGTCGTTGTGGTGCTTGTATTggtccttctccttcttctttttcttcttctcatcatcGTCAGAGACATTACCATCCTTTTTCTTATccttcttcttttccttcttcatcttcttctcatcACCAGAGTCCTTCCCACTCTGAAACATTTAAATAACGATTAAAGCCACAAGTTATTAACATTCATCTAAACCATGCTTGCAATTTCATTAAAAGGAGTGAGAAAATCACtcataagaagaaaaaaaggaaactcaAACAAACCATCAAAGTATGTTCTCTGAGACCAAGATATCAACAAATAAATTATGTTCCATATTCCATTTATATTCCAATTTTCAAACTTCTACAGAATCTActagatgcaaaaaaaaaaaagaaaagattattaTTACTTTACTAAATGAACTTACATATTTTGTGTGGCCATACTCAACCTCCGTTCTCCCACCATAGCCAGAACCAGGTTTCCGGCCATAGTCAGAACCAGATCCACCGTACTCCCCTTCAACGTGAGCGCCTCCGTGACCTCCGGGTCGGGTCTTGGGTCGGGCATAGCTACTATACTCTGTTTTGAGAGCCTGGTTGCCATAAGCAGAAGGCTCGTGGCTGGAAGAAAACACGGGCCGCTGGTACTCGAAGGCGTCACCTGAGCGAGAGGAGAGAGGGTAACAAGTCTCGTCTGACGGCGGGATCGAGCGGCCGTACGTCACGGTGATGTCGTAGCCTCCGCTATACGGCGTCGGATCGTACTCGTTGAAGTCGTCCACTTCATCGTCGTCCCTGGTGTAGTACGGCATCGTTTAAGAgtttccttccttccttctccCCCCCCTCTCTGACTATTACAATTGTTGCTGCTCAGTTTGTGTTTCCTCTTTTTACTTGGCGACCATTAAGCGGGAAAGTCAATGCTGCCACGTGGCTTCTACCTTGGTTGACTAAGTCAAAGACAGAGTATCGTATTACAGTGCtgtaacaaaaattaatcaagTTGCAAATCCAATCGGTAAACAATacagtatttaaatttttagacAAAGCgtaaaccacattatacatatattgtatagtttaTACATACTCGTGCCGGGAATCTTGAATCTTTATTACAAAGAATTTTAACTATTTCATGCTGCTATAGAATAATTATTGGTTCGAAACTATCTCAACTAAAAACTCTCGATTTGGCGTCTGATTAAGAGTTTTaaattaacaaatgaaaacatataatgaCACTGATTTTGCAGAATACGTCGGATTGGGTTAAAATCGTATTTCAAGAAATATGGAGTAGatttataaataagtaaatataaagggtggtttatagaaataaaaagaagtaacCTGATCACGAAAAAAccaaagaagaacaaaaagaacAGAACACAGATGGTGATCAAACAACACGACACATATAAACCGAGAGTTAAAAGCTGTCTCCTTTCTCACCAATCGAAAATCCCCACCATGGCTCCGCCGCAAATACAATTACAACTAGAGTTTCTCGGACACTATCACTAGAGAGAGAGTTTCAATTATGGAGACGAGTAGAGTGGTGAGGGTTACGCAAGACGGCTCCGGAGATTACCTCTCCGTCCAAGACGCAGTCGACTCGGTTCCTCTCGGAAACACGTGTCGCACCGTGATCCGTCTCTCGCCGGGGATTTACAGACAGCCTGTGTACGTGCCCAAGAGGAAAAACTTCATCACTTTCGCCGGAATCTCCCCGGAGATCACCGTCATCACTTGGAACAACACGGCTTCCAAAATCGAGCATCaccaggtttttttttttttttttgctgaaaacCTTACTAATTCTTTGGCAGCAGCACGTGTATCACTCTGATTGGTTTGTTTGTGACAAATCTAGTTTGGGATCAAAAGTAAGATGTGTTTTATTGATAAAAGAGTTTGATTTATATAACCAGCTAAGTAAATCTACAATAGGAAATTAATAAAGCCAAACTAGAATAGGAAAATATATGAAAACCTTATCTAAATATAATCTTGTATAATTCCTAAGTTATCTAGGAATCATACTCCAATACCCTCCCTCAATCTAATACGTGGTAACACGTATGAGATTGGACAATCTTCAAAATATAGTAGTAGAAATAATTCAAAGGCTTGTGAAACAACGATGGTTGTTGATGTTGTGGAAGCTTGAGTGATGAATGTCTCGTAACTCTTTTCGAGTTGAGATAAATGATCGgatttttgatttgattgtttgttttatcCATCCTATAATGAGATGATTGTTTGCTGTCCAATCTTCATGATAGAGTGAATCGGCTGCCGGTAGACTGCCGTCAAGAAATATGAACTTCCGTGAGCTGCTTGCCATATGGAAGTTGATGATGAGAGGATGATTGATGTTTTGAATGGATGGTCTGTATTTCAAAAGATCACGAAACACAGATGATGAAGAAGGATGTGTTGTACTACGATTTTGCAGGAACAacgagatgatgatgataattgATGAAGAAGGATGTGTTGTACTACGTTTTTGTAGGAACAACGAGATGTTTGAATGGATGTGTTGTTCTTCGTTTTGTAAGAACAACAAGATGTTTTGAAGATCGAGAAATCGtttttgaagttttctttttttttttcttttttttttcttttgttcttgctctgataccatgacaaATCTAGTTTGGGATCAAAAGTAAGATGTGTTTTATTGATAAAAGAGTTTGATTTATATAACCAGCTAAGTAAATCTACAATAGGAAATTAATAAAGCCAAACTAGAATAGGAAAATATATGAAAACCTTATCTAAATATAATCTTGTATAATTCCTAAGTTATCTAGGAATCATACTCCAATAGTTTGTCAGGCGTCTAGAGTTATAGGGACGGGAACGTTTGGGTGCGGGACTGTTATCGTCGAAGGTGAAGACTTTATTTCAGAGAACGTTACTTTTGAGAACTCTGCTCCCGAGGTAAATGTTTATAAAGTCTCTACCTTTATAGCATAGAGATTCCGACAAAAGTTTCATCTACTTATAGGGATCAGGGCAAGCTGTGGCGATTAGAGTCACTGCAGACCGTTGTGCCTTTTATAACTGTCGATTTCTCGGATGGCAGGTTCGTTTAGCTTTTGCAAGTAGGTTTAATTAAATGTTCTTGTTTTTTAGCTTATTGTGAACGGTGACGTGCAGGACACGCTATATTTGCATCATGGGAAACAATATTTGAAAGACTGCTATGTGGAGGGAAGTGTGGATTTCATATTTGGAAACAGCACCGCGCTCTTGGAACACTGCCATATCCACTGCAAATCTCAGGGTTTTATTACAGCACAAAGCCGGAAATCGTGTCAGGAATCTACTGGTTACGTCTTCCTAAGGtcagtttttgtttaaatttatcTGGTATGgattattatatattctttcaaGGGAGCGCTTCAGCTTCTACATACTTTTGTTGCAGATGTGTGATCACGGGGAATGGTGAGAGTGGGTATATGTATCTAGGAAGGCCATGGGGACCATTTGGGAGAGTGGTCCTTGCATACACTTATATGGATGCGTGTATCAGACATGATGGTTGGCATAATTGGGGAAACGCAGAGAATGAGAGAAGTGCTTGCTTTTATGAGTACAGGTACTTCATCATCTACTGTACCAAGTTGTAAACAAGAAACAAGTATTtgatactgtttttttttttaatgtaaaaacCTCTCAGGTGCTTTGGTCCGGGTAGCTGTTCGTCTGGACGTGTTACGTGGtcaagagaactgatggatgaaGAAGCTGGACACTTTCTGCATCATAGCTTTGTGGATCCAGATCAGGACCGGCCTTGGTTGTGTCTGAGAATGGGAGTGAAAACACCATATTCTGCGTAGAATACTCTTTAAAAAGATGTTGTAGTTGAACTTGGGATATTATCTTTGTCATGGTGAATAAGTGAacacaccaaaaccaaaaaaaaaaagttctaaagAGTCTTTTGATTGTATCTTTGATgctgacaaaaagaaaaaactgacAAAAAGATATTTATCTTTGATGGACTCTTCTTGTTTAAGCGTTGGTAACAATTTGCAATCATTTCGTTGGTAACAATTTGCAATCATTTAGTTTCcggtttatatttcttataactAATTACACATCGatgataaataacaaaataggcgtttggtctagtggtatgat
It encodes:
- the LOC130503838 gene encoding uncharacterized protein At5g39570-like yields the protein MPYYTRDDDEVDDFNEYDPTPYSGGYDITVTYGRSIPPSDETCYPLSSRSGDAFEYQRPVFSSSHEPSAYGNQALKTEYSSYARPKTRPGGHGGAHVEGEYGGSGSDYGRKPGSGYGGRTEVEYGHTKYSGKDSGDEKKMKKEKKKDKKKDGNVSDDDEKKKKKKEKDQYKHHNDHHDDDGYDEEKKKKKEKDHHGDDEKKKKKDYHDDGYDEKRKKDKDHHDDDDEKKKKKEEKEKDHHDDDEKKKKKKDHHDHYDEKKKKKDDHDEKKKKKDKDHHDSDDEKKNKKKDKHHKGHD
- the LOC108810093 gene encoding phosphate transporter PHO1 homolog 9 codes for the protein MKFGREYEAQMIQEWREAYMDYRSLKAIVKQVLRYHLQKQQHPYHPPPPTGETAPLHAASTGAAGLSRRVSLYRAFSGLTNRAKGGSPKKSHKHNNPLSSKRHHHYHLFDDDEEQVILINEDETGSYNTTFLCSAEEGGEMEVQFFRRLDGEFNKVLKFYKQKVENVMEEADELSRQLNALIALRVKVENPNVDFPDINSISSAPSSPHTTNSRTPAISPLEVIKEMEQAEDKKVFKPAPVEMLDHIKLKIEPETPLSMLKCMIMGLSTEQTFSKPELRRAEELMDRAFVEFYQKLRFLKSYSFLNQLAFSKILKKYDKTTSRNASKPYLHTVDHSYLGSCDEVSTLMSRVEATFIKHFANGNHREGMKCLRTKAKREKHRITYFLGFLSGCAVALAIAISVVVHARGLTKSEGRHQYMENIFPLYSMFGFVAVHLFMFAGDIYFWRRYRVNYPFIFGFDQGTDVGYREVLLLASGLAVLTFGGAISNLDMEMDPRTKSFSVITELVPLGLLILFMITLFCPLNIIYRSSRYFFIGCAFRCLLSPLYKVILPDFFLADQLTTQVQTFRSLLFYVCYYGWGGDFKKRTHTCYESDIYKELYLVVAIIPYWFRFAQCIRRLVEEKDKANGLNALKYLSTILAVAARTIFETKRGTYWLTVAVTTSTIATLFNTYWDIFRDWGLMNRDSKNPWLRDKLLIPYKSIYFIAMVVNVVLRLAWMQTVLGIREAPFLHRRALVAVVTILEIVRRGIWNFFRLENEHLNNVGKYRAFKSVPLPFQEVGGSKSM
- the LOC130503839 gene encoding pectinesterase 31-like — encoded protein: METSRVVRVTQDGSGDYLSVQDAVDSVPLGNTCRTVIRLSPGIYRQPVYVPKRKNFITFAGISPEITVITWNNTASKIEHHQASRVIGTGTFGCGTVIVEGEDFISENVTFENSAPEGSGQAVAIRVTADRCAFYNCRFLGWQDTLYLHHGKQYLKDCYVEGSVDFIFGNSTALLEHCHIHCKSQGFITAQSRKSCQESTGYVFLRCVITGNGESGYMYLGRPWGPFGRVVLAYTYMDACIRHDGWHNWGNAENERSACFYEYRCFGPGSCSSGRVTWSRELMDEEAGHFLHHSFVDPDQDRPWLCLRMGVKTPYSA
- the LOC108811552 gene encoding transmembrane emp24 domain-containing protein p24delta11-like; the protein is MDLRSSCMVQMTTLRWMITITMLMMMRGGESMRLDLESGMTKCIADDIKLNYLTVGTYSVVNPNEALHLPASHKIIVTVASPKGHTQHEARDVESGKFVFTAVEDGDYTTCFIAPVFKPPAKFAVDFEWKSGVEAKDWATIAKRGQINMLEVEVRKLLDVTESIHDEMFLLREREREMQELNRSTNSRMAGLSLFSLLVTFSVAGIQLWHLKSFLERKKLL